One Epinephelus lanceolatus isolate andai-2023 chromosome 10, ASM4190304v1, whole genome shotgun sequence genomic region harbors:
- the arl4aa gene encoding ADP-ribosylation factor-like 4aa, which yields MGNGLSEQPSFLSNVPFFQSFHIAILGLDSAGKTTVLYRLQFNEFVNTVPTKGFNAEKVKVSLGGHRTVTFHFWDVGGQEKLRPLWKSYTRCTDGIIFVVDSVDAERMEEAKTELHKIAKTSENQGVPLLVVANKQDLRHSLGLGEIEKLLALKELGPATPWHLQPTCAIIGDGLREGLERLHDMILKRRKVQRQQKKKR from the coding sequence ATGGGGAATGGATTGTCAGAACAACCTAGCTTCCTCTCAAACGTGCCGTTCTTCCAGTCGTTTCACATCGCCATCCTTGGGCTGGACTCTGCAGGGAAGACCACTGTTCTGTACAGACTGCAGTTCAATGAGTTTGTGAACACAGTGCCCACTAAGGGCTTCAATGCGGAGAAGGTGAAAGTGTCCCTGGGCGGCCACAGGACTGTGACGTTCCACTTCTGGGACGTGGGCGGCCAGGAGAAGCTACGCCCCCTGTGGAAGTCGTACACACGATGCACAGATGGTATCATATTcgtggtggactctgtggatgCTGAGCGCATGGAGGAGGCCAAGACGGAGCTCCATAAAATCGCCAAGACCTCTGAAAACCAGGGGGTGCCGCTGCTGGTGGTAGCCAACAAACAGGACTTGAGACACTCGTTGGGACTTGGTGAAATAGAGAAGTTGCTGGCGCTGAAAGAACTGGGCCCCGCGACTCCCTGGCACCTGCAGCCAACCTGCGCCATCATCGGTGATGGACTCAGGGAGGGACTGGAGAGACTCCATGACATGATTCTTAAAAGGAGAAAGGTGCAGCGGcagcagaagaaaaagagaTAA
- the c10h7orf78 gene encoding putative uncharacterized protein C7orf78 homolog codes for MAPRSLLHPLSSVCFKDKIQFSASQHLSYARSNCFRLPEIECHSDVWSIKPPDFSLRLYRSLSVPQKKERKTHSNLSLPELSERKRRAGIFLPNVLHESFQKKDPPKFITLHRPPDALESELMFVKTGKFPSGPYKNPRPHNFRPLDEDLPDIVTTYERDPGNLNLKLKHLDVIRTTRSEPDFSSRDTKTKMDTYKPAEPTWDVRLILPQPPWPPKSASFTRHRRRRGAYSAFLDRVEEKLSRSWKNRS; via the exons ATGGCTCCACGCAGTTTGTTGCATCCACTGTCCTCAGTCTGCTTTAAAGATAAAATCCAATTCTCTGCAAGTCAGCATCTCTCTTATGCAAGAAGTAATTGCTTCAGGCTCCCAGAGATTGAGTGCCACAGCGACGTGTGGAGCATCAAGCCACCTGATTTCTCTCTCAGACTGTACCGATCTCTGTCTGTTcctcaaaagaaagaaagaaagacacatTCAAATCTATCTTTACCTGAACTTAgtgaaagaaagaggagagctGGAATATTTCTACCAAATGTTTTACATGAGAGTTTTCAGAAGAAAGACCCTCCAAAGTTCATCACATTGCACAGGCCTCCTGATGCTCTGGAGTCTGAGCTGATGTTTGTGAAGACTGGGAAGTTCCCTTCTGGGCCATACAAGAACCCCAGACCACATAACTTCAGACCG CTCGATGAGGACCTTCCAGACATAGTTACCACATATGAGAGAGATCCTGGAAACCTGAATTTAAAATTAAAGCACTTGGACGTTA TTCGGACCACTAGATCTGAGCCAGACTTTAGTTCGAGGGACACTAAGACAAAGATGGACACCTATAAACCTGCAGAGCCCACGTGGGATGTGAGGCTCATACTCCCTCAGCCGCCCTGGCCTCCAAAATCAGCTTCCTTTACT agacacagacgaAGAAGAGGAGCCTACAGCGCATTCTTGGACCGCGTGGAGGAGAAACTGTCAAGATCGTGGAAAAATAGATCatga